Proteins found in one Hirundo rustica isolate bHirRus1 chromosome Z, bHirRus1.pri.v3, whole genome shotgun sequence genomic segment:
- the TUSC1 gene encoding tumor suppressor candidate gene 1 protein has translation AAEAAEAGGGQQGWRGESRGSPQQLAERYADLAASHSEALRQREEREWHNARLRQENARLRLENRRLRRENRCLFRQALLGPGPDKAPADPGEEAEALRAQLGRLQEKHRRALRHLRRCRAAGGPEASGSEEGELDELLLEEDEQPLDKKSLVPAV, from the coding sequence gccgcggagGCGGCCGAGGCGGGCGgcgggcagcagggctggcggGGCGAGTCGCGGGGCTCGCCGCAGCAGCTGGCGGAGCGGTACGCGGACTTGGCGGCCAGCCACAGCGAGGCGCTGCGGCAGCGGGAGGAGCGCGAGTGGCATAACGCCCGGCTGCGGCAGGAGAACGCGCGGCTGCGGCTGGAGAATCGCCGCCTGCGCCGCGAGAACCGCTGCCTCTTCCGACAGGCCCTGCTGGGGCCCGGCCCCGACAAGGCCCCCGCCGACCCGGGCGAGGAGGCGGAGGCCCTGCGCGCCCAGCTGGGGCGGCTGCAGGAGAAGCACCGCCGGGCCTTGCGGCACCTGCGGCGCTGCCGGGCCGCCGGCGGGCCCGAGGCCTCGGGATCCGAGGAAGGAGAGTTGGACgaactgctgctggaggaggacgAGCAGCCGCTGGATAAGAAGAGCCTGGTGCCGGCCGTGTAG